One part of the Bacillus sp. FJAT-27916 genome encodes these proteins:
- a CDS encoding SDR family oxidoreductase → MRVLVVGANGQIGQKVVKLIQESEEHSPVAMVRKNEQKESLEKEGIDAVLANLEDSVDELAKVLQGVDGVIFTAGSGGSTGADKTLLIDLDGAIKMMEASEQAGVERFVLISAIGADKRENWSEEIKSYYVAKYYADKALEQSKLNYTIIRPGALINEPGTGNVWAGTDFEYGKIPREDVARTVVASLTAEPTYRKAFNLISGDTKIDAAVKNL, encoded by the coding sequence GTGAGAGTATTAGTAGTTGGAGCGAACGGACAAATTGGCCAAAAAGTGGTTAAACTTATACAGGAATCTGAGGAACATTCTCCTGTGGCAATGGTCAGGAAGAATGAGCAGAAGGAAAGTCTCGAGAAAGAAGGAATCGATGCTGTGCTGGCTAATCTTGAGGATAGTGTGGATGAACTAGCTAAAGTCCTTCAAGGAGTGGACGGCGTCATCTTTACTGCCGGCTCAGGAGGCAGTACAGGCGCTGATAAAACCTTGCTGATTGATTTAGACGGTGCCATCAAAATGATGGAAGCATCTGAACAGGCTGGTGTGGAGCGTTTCGTACTGATTAGCGCAATTGGTGCTGATAAGCGAGAGAATTGGAGCGAGGAAATCAAGTCTTATTATGTTGCCAAGTATTACGCTGACAAAGCACTCGAACAAAGCAAATTAAATTATACAATCATCCGTCCGGGCGCACTCATAAATGAACCTGGAACAGGAAATGTGTGGGCGGGAACGGATTTCGAATATGGCAAAATTCCTAGAGAGGATGTGGCTCGTACGGTAGTTGCGTCCCTGACAGCTGAACCGACATACAGAAAAGCGTTTAATCTGATTTCTGGTGATACAAAAATTGATGCAGCTGTGAAAAATCTTTAA
- a CDS encoding YokU family protein has translation MSQICLWCEEAGASLITDTVYWELPDGTNTVQITEVPSISCAKCGMIYQTDEQVKEIEDQLFLIDTKELEKSLTFQELMEKKRLLKRNYFDFS, from the coding sequence ATGAGCCAAATCTGCCTATGGTGTGAAGAAGCTGGAGCAAGCCTAATAACAGACACTGTTTATTGGGAGCTGCCTGATGGAACCAATACTGTCCAAATTACGGAGGTTCCCTCCATAAGCTGCGCAAAATGCGGCATGATTTATCAAACAGATGAACAGGTGAAGGAAATTGAGGATCAGCTATTTTTGATTGATACGAAGGAGCTTGAGAAAAGCCTGACTTTTCAGGAGCTTATGGAGAAAAAAAGATTGCTGAAAAGGAATTATTTCGACTTTAGCTAG
- the ltrA gene encoding group II intron reverse transcriptase/maturase — protein sequence MRQSQKTGQSGYRQRDNVEHEGYDEVRSTFHGEQNNQNGVNLFERILSRDNLNLAYLQVVRNKGVAGVDGMTCEQLLPYLKEHREELLAQLRDGTYKPSPVLRVEIPKSNGGKRKLGIPTVIDRMLQQAINQVLQPLFEPTFSDNSFGFRPKRSAHDAIRRAQTYYKEGYRYVVDIDMKAYFDTVNHDKLMYFIERKVTDKRVLRLIRLYLQSGIMTNGLVERSEKGTPQGGNLSPLLSNIYLNEFDQLLEKRGHKFVRYADDCNIYVKSRRAAQRVMNKAIDYLEGTLKLTVNREKSAVGSPLKRKFLGFCLLTTKTGVKIRPHNKVKVSVKAKLKKITKRNRGRSLEIILKEIRQLMTGWLNYYGISEMKGFMNELNGWLKRRIRQYIWKQWKYPRTRRKNLIQLGIEKQKAYEWSNTRKSYWCISKSYVLHRSLTDKELARHGYEDISVKYQLIHSSY from the coding sequence GTGCGACAATCGCAGAAAACAGGACAATCTGGCTATCGTCAGAGAGATAATGTGGAACATGAAGGGTATGACGAAGTGCGTAGCACTTTTCATGGTGAACAGAACAATCAAAATGGTGTAAATCTGTTTGAGAGAATCCTATCAAGGGATAATCTCAATCTTGCTTACCTTCAAGTTGTCAGAAATAAAGGAGTGGCTGGAGTCGATGGCATGACATGCGAACAGTTACTTCCGTACTTGAAGGAACATCGGGAGGAATTACTAGCGCAACTCCGAGATGGAACATATAAACCTTCTCCCGTCTTACGGGTAGAAATCCCGAAATCTAATGGAGGAAAGCGTAAACTAGGTATTCCAACCGTCATCGACCGAATGCTTCAACAAGCTATCAATCAAGTCTTACAACCATTATTTGAACCGACCTTTTCGGATAATAGCTTTGGGTTTCGTCCAAAACGTAGTGCTCATGATGCCATTAGAAGAGCACAGACGTACTACAAAGAAGGGTATAGATACGTAGTAGACATTGATATGAAAGCTTATTTTGATACGGTGAATCATGACAAACTTATGTACTTTATCGAGAGAAAGGTAACGGATAAGCGTGTCCTACGACTGATTCGTTTATACCTTCAGAGTGGCATCATGACAAATGGGCTGGTTGAGCGATCGGAGAAAGGAACACCGCAAGGTGGAAACCTATCCCCATTACTCAGTAATATCTATCTTAATGAATTTGACCAGCTTTTAGAGAAGCGCGGACACAAGTTTGTGCGTTACGCGGATGACTGTAACATCTACGTGAAGAGCCGACGTGCAGCGCAACGAGTGATGAACAAGGCCATTGACTATCTTGAAGGGACATTAAAGCTCACCGTTAATCGTGAAAAAAGTGCCGTAGGCAGTCCGTTGAAACGAAAGTTTCTGGGATTCTGTCTGCTTACGACAAAAACGGGGGTCAAAATTCGTCCTCATAATAAGGTGAAAGTATCGGTAAAAGCAAAGCTGAAGAAAATCACAAAGCGTAACCGGGGAAGAAGCCTTGAAATCATTCTAAAGGAAATCCGTCAGCTTATGACTGGTTGGCTAAACTACTATGGTATTAGCGAAATGAAAGGGTTTATGAATGAATTGAATGGATGGTTGAAGCGAAGAATCAGACAATATATCTGGAAACAATGGAAATATCCACGAACAAGAAGGAAAAATCTGATTCAATTGGGTATCGAAAAGCAAAAGGCTTATGAATGGTCGAACACTCGGAAGAGTTATTGGTGTATCTCCAAGAGTTACGTCCTTCATCGGTCCTTAACAGATAAAGAGCTGGCACGTCACGGATATGAAGACATATCTGTGAAATACCAGCTCATTCACTCAAGCTATTGA
- a CDS encoding acyl CoA:acetate/3-ketoacid CoA transferase: protein MSKVISAASAAELIKDGDTVAASGFGLSCWAEEMGISIEERFLNTGHPQNLTVMHASAVGNRRDKGMSHLGHEGLIKRWIGGIAIASPGMAKLIEEDKCEAYNLPQGVITQLYREIAAKRPGVITKVGMGTFVDPRVEGAKMSPSTKEDIVKVVELDGEEWLFYKSFPINVALIRGTVADENGNLTLEKEGLHMEVLPIAQAARNSGGIVIAQVESVAKAGTLNPKDIAVPGILVDHIVVAKPENHFQTENTQYNPAFSGHIKVPLESVPALPLDERKVIARRSAAELVPNTILNLGVGIPVNVSTVSAEEGVSDQLILTTEAGSIGGVPAGLKDFGHAYNSEAIVDHHAQFDFYDGGGIDLSVLGLAQTDQFGNVNVSKFGTRVAGCGGFINISQAAKKLVFAGTFTAGGLEVKVSDGKLHIIQEGKAKKFIKQVQQITFSGKYASEIKQPVIYVTERAVFELIDGKLTLTEIAPGVDLKTHILDQMEFTPAIAEDLKEMDPGMFEEQWGKLKDIVSVNGTKPEGVLA, encoded by the coding sequence ATGTCGAAGGTGATTTCAGCGGCAAGCGCAGCCGAGCTCATTAAAGATGGGGACACGGTTGCTGCAAGTGGTTTTGGGTTATCCTGCTGGGCAGAGGAAATGGGCATTTCAATTGAGGAACGTTTTCTTAACACAGGACATCCTCAAAATTTAACAGTCATGCATGCGAGTGCAGTCGGTAACCGCCGTGACAAAGGGATGAGCCATCTTGGTCATGAGGGTCTCATTAAACGCTGGATCGGGGGAATCGCGATTGCTTCTCCAGGAATGGCGAAATTAATTGAAGAGGATAAATGTGAGGCTTATAACCTTCCTCAAGGAGTTATCACACAGCTATACCGTGAAATCGCGGCAAAACGCCCAGGTGTGATCACAAAGGTCGGAATGGGAACATTTGTAGACCCGCGTGTTGAGGGAGCCAAAATGTCCCCATCTACGAAAGAGGATATCGTTAAAGTGGTAGAGCTTGACGGTGAAGAGTGGTTGTTCTATAAATCATTCCCAATCAATGTTGCATTGATCAGAGGGACAGTCGCAGATGAAAACGGCAACCTTACGCTTGAGAAGGAAGGTCTTCATATGGAGGTGCTCCCAATTGCTCAAGCAGCCCGTAACTCCGGAGGCATTGTCATTGCTCAAGTTGAGTCTGTGGCAAAAGCAGGAACATTAAACCCTAAGGATATTGCCGTACCTGGAATCCTTGTTGACCACATTGTCGTGGCGAAACCGGAAAATCACTTCCAAACTGAAAACACTCAGTATAACCCAGCCTTCTCAGGCCATATTAAAGTGCCATTGGAGAGTGTGCCTGCCCTTCCACTTGATGAGAGAAAGGTTATCGCACGCCGTTCAGCTGCTGAACTTGTGCCAAATACCATCCTTAATCTTGGTGTAGGTATTCCAGTGAATGTGTCCACTGTGTCTGCGGAGGAAGGGGTAAGCGACCAATTAATTCTCACGACAGAAGCAGGCTCCATTGGTGGTGTTCCGGCAGGTTTGAAGGATTTCGGTCATGCCTATAACAGTGAAGCAATTGTCGATCACCATGCACAATTTGATTTCTATGACGGCGGCGGAATCGACTTATCAGTTCTTGGATTAGCTCAAACGGATCAATTCGGTAATGTAAACGTAAGTAAATTTGGTACAAGAGTAGCCGGTTGCGGCGGATTCATTAATATTTCCCAAGCAGCGAAAAAGCTCGTCTTTGCCGGCACCTTTACAGCAGGCGGTTTAGAGGTAAAAGTATCAGACGGTAAATTGCATATCATCCAGGAAGGTAAAGCAAAGAAATTCATTAAGCAAGTACAGCAAATCACCTTCAGCGGTAAATATGCATCTGAAATTAAGCAGCCTGTCATCTATGTAACAGAACGTGCCGTATTCGAATTGATTGACGGTAAACTTACCCTGACAGAAATTGCACCTGGTGTTGATCTCAAAACACATATCCTGGATCAAATGGAATTCACTCCTGCCATTGCGGAAGACTTGAAGGAAATGGACCCAGGCATGTTTGAGGAACAATGGGGCAAATTGAAAGACATCGTTTCAGTTAACGGGACCAAGCCAGAAGGCGTTTTGGCTTAA
- a CDS encoding nitroreductase family protein — MELFEAIKTRRSIGKVKGDPVPRELIEQVIEAGTWAPCHHRTEPWRFVVLEGDGRNKLRDALTASLQATMDDPHTEENQARLEKISKQPYRAPVIIVTAVEPVENDKVIREEEFAAGHAAVQNMLLAAHALGLGAVWRTGKPLYTRTMCEAFGLSEKGAVTGFLYIGYPDMTPAPAKRKTVDEVTEWHSEG; from the coding sequence ATGGAATTATTCGAAGCAATTAAGACAAGGAGAAGTATCGGCAAGGTTAAAGGGGATCCTGTTCCAAGGGAATTAATTGAGCAGGTTATTGAAGCCGGAACATGGGCGCCATGTCATCATAGAACAGAACCGTGGCGATTTGTCGTTCTTGAGGGAGATGGACGGAACAAGCTGCGTGATGCACTAACAGCCTCTCTTCAAGCTACTATGGATGATCCTCATACGGAGGAAAATCAAGCAAGGCTTGAGAAAATCAGCAAGCAGCCATACCGGGCACCTGTGATTATCGTCACCGCAGTTGAGCCGGTTGAAAACGATAAGGTCATTAGGGAAGAAGAATTTGCCGCTGGTCATGCGGCTGTTCAGAATATGCTGCTTGCTGCCCATGCTTTAGGACTTGGGGCAGTTTGGCGGACGGGCAAGCCGCTTTACACAAGAACAATGTGTGAGGCTTTCGGACTCAGTGAAAAAGGAGCCGTTACTGGATTTCTTTATATCGGCTATCCGGACATGACTCCAGCTCCTGCAAAAAGAAAGACCGTCGATGAAGTAACAGAATGGCACAGCGAAGGATGA
- a CDS encoding peptidylprolyl isomerase yields the protein MSNEQNKDQNEQQEELVAEEKAPKMKKKMSKKMIAGITTSVVLIAAIAGGAYAYVKSQTVASVDGERITKEELYDSLVGVYGSAAVDNLVTKVVIDKEADKRDIKVKNSEINDEVAVYEENYGGEEGLKSALEASGLTLADLKEDIETNIKIEKLMAKDIEITDDEVKAYYEENKDDYDTAESIEVSHILVEDKETAQKVLDKLESGEDFADLAEEYSTDESTAKNGGELGFIKSGEMVEEFEKAAFALKVGEISDIVKTDYGYHIITATDYKEAKESTYEESKEDAKEAALAAKISSEYSSWVEELKTEYDIQKNI from the coding sequence ATGTCGAACGAGCAAAACAAGGATCAGAACGAACAACAAGAAGAGCTTGTTGCAGAGGAAAAAGCACCGAAGATGAAAAAGAAAATGAGCAAGAAAATGATCGCGGGTATTACAACATCCGTTGTTCTTATTGCAGCTATAGCCGGAGGCGCTTATGCGTATGTGAAATCACAAACGGTCGCATCGGTGGATGGCGAACGAATTACAAAGGAAGAGTTATACGATTCTTTAGTAGGCGTATACGGTTCCGCTGCAGTAGATAATCTAGTCACGAAAGTGGTCATTGATAAAGAAGCAGATAAACGCGATATTAAAGTGAAAAACAGTGAAATCAACGATGAAGTGGCTGTATATGAAGAAAACTATGGCGGTGAAGAAGGTTTGAAGTCCGCCTTAGAAGCAAGCGGACTAACATTGGCTGATTTGAAAGAAGATATTGAAACGAATATCAAAATTGAAAAATTAATGGCAAAAGATATTGAGATCACAGATGATGAAGTAAAAGCCTACTATGAAGAAAACAAAGATGACTATGATACAGCAGAATCTATTGAAGTAAGCCATATCCTAGTTGAAGACAAAGAAACAGCGCAAAAAGTACTTGATAAGCTGGAATCTGGGGAAGATTTCGCTGATTTAGCGGAAGAATATTCTACTGACGAATCCACTGCTAAAAATGGCGGTGAACTCGGCTTCATTAAATCAGGTGAAATGGTAGAAGAGTTTGAAAAGGCGGCATTTGCCCTTAAAGTTGGCGAAATTAGTGATATCGTCAAAACGGACTATGGCTACCACATCATCACAGCTACTGATTATAAAGAAGCAAAAGAATCCACCTATGAAGAGTCTAAAGAAGATGCAAAAGAAGCTGCTTTAGCTGCGAAAATTTCTTCGGAATACAGCTCATGGGTTGAAGAACTAAAAACAGAATATGATATTCAAAAAAATATCTAA
- the ablA gene encoding lysine 2,3-aminomutase — MKYDLYKPTRHWKDIELWKDVTEEQWNDWIWQLTHTIKTLEDLKKVINLTPEEEEGVRISTKTIPLNITPYYASLMNPDNERCPVRMQSVPIGKELYKTPYDLEDPLHEDEDSPVPGLTHRYPDRVLFLVTNQCSMYCRYCTRRRFSGQIGMGVPKKQLDQAIGYIRETPAVRDVLISGGDGLLINDSILEYILKNLRAIPHVEIIRIGTRAPVVFPQRITENLCNILKKYHPVWLNTHFNTSIEITEESKKACEMLVNSGVPVGNQAVILAGINDSVPIMRKLMHDLVKIRVRPYYIYQCDLSEGISHFRAPISKGLEIIEGLRGHTSGYAIPTFVVDAPGGGGKISLQPNYILSQSPDKTVLRNYEGVITTYPEPESYTAGTADGYFQEIYGTYEEDRGDGVLGLLHDKQFNLVPKNLPRYEKRETYEQAPDHASLKDRREKRDELKEKKYKAQQKPSLATNEGGE; from the coding sequence ATGAAATATGATTTGTACAAACCAACGCGGCACTGGAAGGATATCGAGCTCTGGAAGGATGTTACAGAGGAGCAATGGAATGACTGGATCTGGCAGCTGACCCATACGATCAAGACCTTGGAGGATTTAAAGAAGGTCATTAATCTCACACCTGAGGAAGAAGAGGGAGTCCGCATCTCGACGAAGACGATTCCCCTGAATATAACTCCTTATTATGCATCATTAATGAATCCGGATAATGAACGATGTCCAGTGCGCATGCAATCAGTCCCGATTGGAAAGGAATTATATAAAACGCCGTATGACCTGGAGGACCCGCTTCACGAGGATGAGGATTCGCCGGTACCTGGTTTGACGCACCGCTACCCGGACAGGGTTTTATTTTTGGTGACGAATCAATGTTCCATGTATTGCCGATATTGCACGAGAAGGAGATTCTCCGGCCAAATTGGAATGGGCGTACCAAAGAAGCAGTTAGACCAAGCGATAGGCTATATCCGCGAAACCCCGGCTGTGCGGGATGTGCTCATTTCCGGTGGAGATGGATTATTAATCAATGATAGTATCCTTGAATATATTTTGAAGAATTTACGAGCCATACCGCATGTCGAGATTATCCGAATCGGTACCCGTGCTCCTGTTGTATTTCCACAGCGGATTACGGAGAATCTATGCAATATCCTGAAAAAGTATCATCCGGTTTGGCTGAATACCCATTTTAATACATCGATCGAAATCACGGAGGAATCAAAGAAGGCCTGTGAAATGCTTGTGAATTCAGGAGTGCCGGTCGGCAACCAGGCGGTTATCCTTGCAGGCATCAATGACAGTGTCCCAATTATGCGCAAGCTCATGCATGATCTCGTCAAAATAAGAGTAAGGCCGTATTATATTTATCAATGTGATTTATCTGAAGGCATTTCCCATTTCAGGGCACCAATCAGCAAGGGCCTAGAGATTATTGAAGGATTGAGAGGACATACGAGCGGATATGCTATTCCAACATTCGTCGTGGATGCCCCTGGCGGCGGCGGAAAAATATCACTCCAGCCAAATTATATCCTTTCCCAATCACCAGATAAGACGGTTCTCAGGAATTATGAGGGAGTCATTACTACCTATCCAGAGCCAGAATCTTATACGGCGGGAACAGCAGATGGGTATTTTCAGGAAATCTATGGTACGTATGAAGAAGACCGCGGTGATGGCGTCCTAGGCTTATTGCATGATAAACAGTTTAATCTCGTACCAAAGAACCTCCCGCGTTATGAGAAAAGGGAAACCTATGAACAGGCACCTGATCATGCTTCCTTGAAGGACAGACGTGAAAAGCGGGATGAGTTGAAGGAGAAAAAATATAAAGCGCAGCAAAAGCCCAGTCTAGCAACGAATGAAGGCGGGGAATAA
- a CDS encoding DUF561 domain-containing protein encodes MTITKLLGIKYPIFQGAMAQIALAPLVGAVSNAGGLGIIGSGGFTADRLREEIRKTKEITDKPFAVNLMLMMHNIPELVDVIVEEGVKIVTTGAGTPAPYMETFKANGIKVIPVVPSVKIAKKMEALGVDAIVAEGTEAGGHVGETTTMALLPQVVSAVSIPVIAAGGIADGRGIAAAFALGAQGVQVGTRFLTTIECPVHENFKQAVLDADDQCTMVTGRSLGGPVRSIKNSMIMEFLKLEQQNASRDELEKLSLGSLRKAVLEGDTDNGSVMAGQICGMCNELTTVEEMITEMFTEAQEVLQKMGQVTLVEEKEAVLA; translated from the coding sequence ATGACCATTACAAAATTACTAGGTATCAAATATCCTATTTTCCAAGGAGCAATGGCACAAATCGCGCTAGCTCCGCTTGTAGGTGCTGTCTCTAATGCAGGAGGACTAGGCATCATCGGTTCTGGCGGATTCACAGCTGATCGCCTTCGTGAAGAAATTCGCAAAACGAAAGAAATTACGGATAAACCATTCGCCGTAAACCTTATGCTGATGATGCACAATATTCCGGAATTAGTGGATGTCATTGTAGAAGAAGGCGTAAAAATCGTTACAACTGGTGCGGGTACACCTGCTCCGTACATGGAAACATTCAAAGCGAATGGAATTAAAGTCATCCCTGTTGTTCCATCTGTGAAAATCGCGAAGAAAATGGAAGCTCTTGGAGTTGATGCAATCGTTGCAGAAGGAACAGAAGCAGGCGGTCATGTGGGTGAGACAACAACAATGGCCTTACTACCTCAAGTTGTGAGCGCCGTTTCTATTCCAGTTATTGCAGCAGGTGGTATTGCAGACGGACGCGGTATTGCAGCAGCCTTTGCCCTAGGTGCACAAGGCGTACAAGTTGGTACTCGCTTCTTGACGACAATTGAATGCCCTGTACATGAAAACTTCAAACAAGCTGTTCTTGATGCAGACGATCAATGCACAATGGTAACTGGACGCAGCCTTGGCGGCCCTGTACGAAGCATTAAAAACAGCATGATCATGGAATTCTTGAAGCTCGAGCAGCAAAATGCTTCCCGTGATGAATTAGAAAAGCTTTCTTTAGGCTCTTTGCGTAAGGCTGTCCTTGAGGGAGATACAGACAATGGATCTGTTATGGCTGGTCAAATCTGCGGTATGTGCAATGAGTTAACAACTGTTGAAGAAATGATCACTGAAATGTTTACAGAAGCACAAGAAGTCCTTCAAAAGATGGGACAAGTAACGCTTGTAGAAGAAAAAGAAGCCGTTTTGGCATAA
- a CDS encoding L-lactate MFS transporter produces the protein MNTSLNRWSILWASTLINLCVGAVYAFSIFALPLTAVFDATMGDIMMAFTINAAISPIPMILGGKLNDKGMAKIAIIIGGSLFGLGFILSGFATAPWMLYITYGLIAGMGQGIVYSSTIGNTAKLFPDKRGLAAGIVTAGYGGGTIFISPIANSLIASYGVQAAFMILGAAFLVIILGASVVFKAAPVGYIPEGWIPPAAAKKGGVNIPWTEMIKKPIFYVIASLFLIGALSGMMVTSNASVIGQTMFGLSAATAALYVSLYSFSNCVGRVFWGAVSDRIGRVKCLMMIYLVISAMMLTIALSTSVLGFVTAIVGIGLCFGGTMGIFPSIVGEKFGMKYYGVNYGVTFIGYSGAAFFGPRIAASVAAANDGMFTKAFYIALAISLVGLALTFVYQSLEKKHAADMAKTTEAA, from the coding sequence ATGAACACATCTTTAAATCGTTGGTCGATTTTATGGGCATCGACTCTCATTAACTTATGTGTGGGAGCTGTGTATGCATTCAGTATTTTTGCCTTGCCTTTGACGGCAGTGTTTGATGCCACTATGGGCGACATTATGATGGCTTTCACAATCAATGCCGCTATCTCTCCAATCCCGATGATTCTTGGCGGGAAATTAAATGACAAAGGAATGGCGAAAATAGCCATCATTATTGGTGGATCTTTATTTGGTCTTGGATTCATTCTCTCAGGTTTTGCTACTGCTCCATGGATGCTTTACATTACATACGGCTTAATTGCCGGTATGGGGCAAGGAATTGTGTATTCTTCAACCATTGGAAACACAGCGAAGTTATTCCCTGATAAGCGTGGACTTGCTGCCGGCATTGTAACAGCTGGATATGGCGGCGGTACAATCTTTATCTCACCAATTGCCAACTCTCTTATTGCAAGCTATGGTGTACAAGCTGCGTTCATGATTCTTGGCGCTGCCTTCTTGGTCATCATCCTTGGAGCGAGCGTAGTGTTTAAGGCTGCACCAGTCGGCTATATTCCAGAAGGCTGGATTCCGCCTGCTGCGGCAAAAAAAGGCGGCGTGAATATCCCTTGGACAGAAATGATCAAGAAACCAATCTTCTATGTTATTGCTTCTCTATTCTTGATTGGCGCATTATCCGGAATGATGGTTACGTCCAATGCATCTGTTATCGGACAAACGATGTTCGGTTTATCTGCAGCAACAGCAGCTCTTTATGTTAGTCTTTACAGCTTCTCCAACTGTGTTGGCCGTGTATTCTGGGGAGCGGTATCTGACCGCATCGGCCGCGTTAAATGCTTGATGATGATCTATCTCGTCATTTCGGCAATGATGTTAACGATTGCCCTTTCTACATCTGTATTAGGATTTGTAACAGCCATTGTTGGAATCGGTCTTTGCTTTGGCGGAACGATGGGAATCTTCCCGTCCATTGTTGGTGAGAAATTCGGTATGAAATACTATGGCGTTAACTATGGAGTTACCTTTATCGGCTACTCCGGTGCAGCCTTCTTCGGACCGCGTATTGCAGCAAGTGTAGCTGCTGCCAATGATGGCATGTTCACGAAGGCTTTCTATATCGCTTTAGCTATCTCGCTTGTCGGTCTTGCTTTGACATTCGTCTATCAATCTCTTGAGAAAAAACATGCCGCTGACATGGCAAAAACAACAGAAGCAGCTTAA
- a CDS encoding RBBP9/YdeN family alpha/beta hydrolase, with translation MTESYLILHGLGGSGPEHWQSWLSHELVKEGKTVYYPTLPDYDHPKLSDWLDELDRTFQRIGTDERLTIIAHSLGCILWLHYRKQTLPGIVNRVVLVAPPSPYYKHECIQAFFPLDIKGIEKDQPYADTLQIQSTNDPYCSVEESRYFSQMGIPQKIVLNMGHINVDSGYGPWPWILDYCLKENEAKLMREG, from the coding sequence ATGACTGAAAGCTACTTAATTTTACACGGTCTTGGCGGAAGCGGGCCGGAACATTGGCAATCCTGGCTCAGCCATGAACTGGTGAAAGAAGGGAAGACGGTCTATTATCCGACCCTGCCGGATTATGACCATCCGAAATTATCGGATTGGCTTGATGAGTTGGATAGAACCTTCCAAAGGATCGGGACAGATGAGAGGTTAACAATCATCGCTCACAGCCTGGGCTGTATTCTTTGGCTGCATTATCGAAAACAAACACTTCCTGGGATCGTGAACCGTGTTGTGCTCGTCGCACCGCCGTCCCCTTATTATAAGCATGAATGTATCCAAGCGTTTTTCCCTTTGGACATTAAGGGTATAGAGAAAGATCAGCCTTATGCCGATACATTGCAGATTCAATCGACTAATGATCCGTATTGTTCGGTCGAAGAGAGCCGATATTTCAGCCAAATGGGCATTCCGCAGAAAATTGTGCTGAATATGGGACATATCAATGTGGATTCAGGCTATGGCCCATGGCCCTGGATTCTCGATTATTGTCTAAAAGAGAATGAGGCGAAACTCATGAGAGAAGGCTGA
- a CDS encoding Cof-type HAD-IIB family hydrolase, translated as MTYKMIVLDLDDTLLRDDQTISPRTKQALMDAQERGVKVVLASGRPTFGMQHIAEELSLAEYGSYILSFNGGKIINCKTREEIFSSTLPHEEVHGLYDLSRREGVHIHTYVGDEIVTEDDNEFTSIESELTGLPIKVVDSFKEAVSEPVVKALMVYEPEKLKLVETMLQEELNGRFSIMRSKPYFLEFTELGVTKGTSLKQLIDACGIKREEVIAIGDSYNDQEMIEFAGLGVAMGNANDDIKAIADYVTDTNMNDGIAKVVEEFIFTAPVLV; from the coding sequence ATGACTTACAAAATGATTGTGTTAGATTTAGATGATACGTTACTTCGAGATGACCAAACCATCTCACCTCGTACGAAGCAAGCATTGATGGATGCCCAGGAGAGGGGAGTGAAGGTCGTTCTCGCTTCAGGACGTCCGACATTTGGCATGCAGCATATCGCTGAAGAGCTCTCTTTAGCTGAATACGGAAGCTATATCCTCTCCTTTAACGGAGGAAAAATTATCAATTGTAAGACACGTGAAGAAATCTTCAGCAGTACACTCCCGCATGAAGAGGTGCACGGCCTCTATGATCTTAGCCGCAGAGAGGGCGTTCATATTCATACGTATGTAGGTGATGAAATCGTCACAGAGGATGATAACGAGTTCACCAGCATTGAATCTGAATTAACAGGGCTGCCGATAAAGGTTGTAGATAGCTTCAAAGAAGCCGTAAGCGAGCCGGTTGTGAAAGCCTTAATGGTGTATGAACCGGAAAAACTAAAGCTTGTAGAAACGATGCTCCAGGAGGAATTGAATGGAAGGTTTAGCATCATGCGCTCCAAACCATACTTCTTGGAATTCACCGAGCTTGGCGTTACGAAAGGGACAAGCTTAAAGCAATTGATTGATGCATGCGGAATTAAACGAGAGGAAGTTATTGCGATTGGAGACAGCTATAATGATCAGGAGATGATTGAATTTGCTGGTCTTGGCGTAGCGATGGGCAATGCCAATGACGATATTAAAGCAATAGCTGATTATGTAACGGATACGAATATGAATGATGGGATTGCTAAGGTGGTTGAGGAGTTTATCTTTACAGCACCTGTTTTGGTTTAA